The following are encoded in a window of Mycobacterium decipiens genomic DNA:
- the eccB5 gene encoding type VII secretion system ESX-5 subunit EccB5 produces the protein MAEESRGQRGSGYGLGLSTRTQVTGYQFLARRTAMALTRWRVRMEIEPGRRQTLAVVASVSAALVICLGALLWSFISPSGQLNESPIIADRDSGALYVRVGDRLYPALNLASARLITGRPDNPHLVRSSQISTMPRGPLVGIPGAPSSFSPKNPPASSWLVCDTVATSSSIGAPQGVTVTVIDGTPDLTGHRQLLTGSDAVVLRYGGDAWVIREGRRSRIEPMNRAVLLPLGLTPEQVSQARPMSRALFDALPVGPELLVPDVPDAGAPATFPGAPGPVGTVIVTPQISGPQQYSLVLSDGVQTLPPLVAQIMQNAGSGSTKPVTVEPSTLAKMPVVRRLDLSAYPDNPLEVVDIREHPSTCWWWERTAGENRARVQVVSGPTIPVAANEMNKVVSLVKADTTGREADQVYFGPDYANFVAVTGNNPAAQTTESLWWLTDAGARFGVEDSKEAREALGLTLSPSPAPWVALRLLPQGPTLSRADALVEHDTLPMDMTPSELVVPR, from the coding sequence GTGGCTGAAGAGAGCCGCGGGCAGCGGGGGTCGGGATACGGCCTTGGGTTGTCGACGCGGACCCAGGTAACTGGTTATCAGTTCCTTGCGCGTCGAACCGCAATGGCGTTGACCCGCTGGCGGGTGCGGATGGAGATCGAACCTGGGCGGCGTCAGACGTTGGCGGTGGTGGCGTCGGTGTCGGCAGCGTTGGTGATCTGCCTGGGGGCGCTGTTGTGGTCATTTATTAGCCCGTCCGGCCAGTTGAATGAGTCGCCGATCATTGCGGACCGCGATTCCGGCGCGCTCTACGTCCGCGTCGGTGACCGGTTGTATCCAGCGCTGAATTTGGCATCGGCACGGCTGATCACTGGGCGGCCGGATAACCCGCACCTGGTTCGGTCGAGCCAGATCTCCACCATGCCGCGCGGACCATTGGTGGGTATCCCGGGTGCGCCGTCATCGTTCTCGCCGAAGAATCCGCCTGCGTCGTCGTGGCTGGTATGCGACACCGTAGCGACCTCGTCCAGCATCGGCGCGCCACAAGGCGTTACGGTCACCGTCATAGACGGGACCCCAGACCTTACCGGCCACCGGCAGCTACTGACTGGATCGGACGCGGTGGTGTTGCGCTACGGCGGTGATGCGTGGGTCATCCGGGAGGGGCGTCGGTCACGAATCGAGCCGATGAACCGGGCGGTGTTGTTGCCGTTGGGGTTGACGCCGGAGCAGGTCAGTCAGGCGCGGCCGATGAGCCGGGCGCTATTCGACGCTTTGCCGGTGGGGCCCGAACTGTTGGTGCCGGACGTGCCGGACGCGGGTGCTCCGGCGACATTCCCGGGTGCTCCCGGACCGGTCGGGACGGTAATCGTGACACCGCAAATCAGTGGGCCGCAGCAGTATTCGCTGGTTTTGAGCGACGGGGTGCAAACGCTCCCGCCGTTGGTGGCCCAGATCATGCAGAACGCCGGTTCGGGTAGCACCAAACCGGTGACGGTGGAACCCTCGACGTTGGCCAAGATGCCGGTGGTCAGACGGCTGGATCTGTCCGCCTATCCCGACAACCCGTTGGAAGTGGTCGACATCCGTGAGCACCCGTCGACCTGCTGGTGGTGGGAGCGGACGGCCGGTGAGAACCGGGCCCGGGTGCAGGTGGTGTCCGGACCTACCATTCCGGTCGCGGCGAATGAGATGAACAAAGTGGTGTCGCTGGTCAAAGCCGACACGACGGGCCGCGAAGCCGATCAGGTCTACTTCGGCCCCGATTACGCGAACTTCGTGGCCGTCACCGGCAATAATCCGGCGGCCCAAACTACCGAATCGTTGTGGTGGTTGACCGATGCGGGCGCGCGGTTCGGAGTGGAAGACAGCAAGGAAGCGCGTGAGGCGTTGGGGTTGACGTTGTCGCCGAGCCCGGCGCCGTGGGTCGCGCTGCGGTTGCTGCCACAAGGCCCCACGCTGTCACGAGCGGACGCGTTGGTGGAGCACGACACGCTCCCGATGGACATGACCCCGTCAGAGTTGGTGGTACCGAGATGA
- the eccC5 gene encoding type VII secretion system ESX-5 FtsK/SpoIIIE family ATPase EccC5, whose amino-acid sequence MKRGFARPTPEKPPVIKPENIVLPTPLSIPPPEGKPWWLIVVGVVVVGLLGGMVAMVFASGSHVFGGVGSIFPLFMMVGIMMMMFRGMGGGQQQMSRPKLDAMRAQFMLMLDMLRETAQESADSMDANYRWFHPAPSTLAAAVGSPRMWERKPDGKDLNFGVVRVGVGMTRPEVTWGEPQNMPTDIELEPVTGKALQEFGRYQSVVYNLPKMVSLLVEPWYALVGEREQALGLMRAIVCQLAFSHGPDHVQMIVVSSDLDQWDWVKWLPHFGDSRRHDAAGNARMVYSSVREFAAEQAELFAGRGSFTPRHASSSAQTPTPHHVIIADVDDPQWEYVISAEGVDGVTFFDLTGTSMWTDVPERKLQFDKTGVIEALPRDRDTWMVIDDKAWFFALTDQLSIAEAEEFAQKLAQWRLAEAYEEIGQRVAHIGARDILSYYGIDEPAAIDFDALWGNRTDAMGRSRLRAPFGIRSDNGELLFLDMKSLDEGGDGPHGVMSGTTGSGKSTLVRTVIESLMLGHPPEELQFVLADLKGGSAVKPFAGVPHVSRIITDLEEDQALMERFLDALWGEIARRKAICDSAGVDDAKEYNSVRTRMRARGQDMAPLPMLVVVIDEFYEWFRIMPTAVDVLDSIGRQGRAYWIHLMMASQTIESRAEKLMENMGYRLVLKARTAGAAQAAGVPNAVNLPAQAGLGYFRKSLEDIIRFQAEFLWRDYFQRGVTIDGEEAPALVHSIDYIRPQLFTNSFTPLEVSVGGPDIEPVVAETNGEVLDADRVEGEDEDEEGVRTPKVGTVIIDQLRKIKFEPYRLWQPPLTQPVAIDELVNRFLGRPWQKEYGSAQNLVFPIGIIDRPYKHDQPPWTVNTAGPGANVLILGAGGSGKTTALQTLICSAALTHTPEQVQFYCLAYSSTALTTVSHFPHVGEVAGPTDPYGVRRTVAELLALVRERKRSFLEFGIASMEMFRRRKFGGEAGPVPNDGFGDVYLVIDNYRALAEENEVLIEQVNVIINQGPSFGVHVVVTADRESELRPPVRSGFGSRVELRLAAVEDAKLVRSRFAKDVPVKPGRGMVAVNYVRLDSDPQAGLHTLVARPALGSTPDNVFECDSVVAAVSRLTSAQAPPVRRLPARFGVEQVRELAARDTRHGVGGGGIAWAISELDLQPVYLNFAENSHLMVTGRRECGRTTTLATIMSEIGRLYAPGATSAPPPPPGRPSAQVWLVDPRRQLLTTLGSEYVEKFAYNLDGVVAMMGELAAALAGREPPPGLSAEELLSRSWWSGPEIFLIVDDIQQLPPGFDSPLHKAVPFVNRAADVGLHVIVTRTFGGWSSAGSDPMLRALHQANAPLLVMDADPDEGFIRGKMKGGPLPRGRGLLMAEDTGVFVQVAATEVRR is encoded by the coding sequence ATGAAACGTGGTTTTGCGCGGCCGACGCCGGAGAAGCCTCCGGTCATCAAGCCCGAGAACATCGTCCTGCCGACACCGCTGAGCATTCCCCCGCCGGAGGGCAAGCCCTGGTGGCTGATTGTGGTTGGCGTCGTGGTGGTCGGCCTGCTGGGCGGCATGGTGGCCATGGTCTTCGCCAGCGGTTCGCACGTGTTCGGTGGTGTCGGCTCGATCTTCCCCCTCTTCATGATGGTGGGGATCATGATGATGATGTTCCGCGGCATGGGCGGCGGCCAACAGCAGATGAGCCGGCCGAAATTGGATGCCATGCGCGCCCAGTTCATGCTGATGCTGGACATGCTGCGCGAGACGGCCCAGGAGTCGGCCGACAGCATGGACGCCAACTACCGGTGGTTCCACCCAGCGCCCAGCACGCTGGCGGCCGCCGTGGGATCGCCCAGGATGTGGGAGCGCAAGCCCGATGGCAAGGACCTCAACTTCGGGGTGGTCCGTGTCGGGGTGGGAATGACGCGTCCCGAGGTGACCTGGGGCGAGCCGCAGAACATGCCGACCGACATCGAGTTGGAGCCGGTGACGGGTAAGGCGTTGCAGGAATTCGGGCGCTACCAAAGCGTCGTGTACAACTTGCCGAAAATGGTTTCCCTGCTGGTCGAACCCTGGTATGCGCTGGTAGGGGAGCGCGAGCAGGCCCTGGGACTGATGCGGGCCATCGTCTGCCAGCTGGCGTTCTCCCACGGGCCTGACCATGTGCAGATGATCGTTGTCAGTTCCGATTTGGACCAATGGGACTGGGTGAAGTGGCTCCCGCATTTCGGTGATTCGCGGCGTCACGACGCCGCGGGTAATGCGCGGATGGTCTACAGCTCGGTTCGGGAGTTCGCCGCGGAGCAGGCCGAACTATTTGCGGGCCGTGGTTCTTTCACGCCTCGGCACGCCAGTTCGTCGGCGCAGACCCCGACCCCGCACCATGTGATCATCGCCGACGTCGACGATCCGCAATGGGAGTACGTGATCAGTGCCGAAGGCGTCGACGGGGTGACCTTCTTCGATCTGACCGGCACTTCGATGTGGACAGACGTTCCGGAGCGCAAGTTGCAGTTCGACAAGACCGGCGTGATCGAGGCACTGCCCCGCGACCGCGACACCTGGATGGTGATCGACGACAAGGCTTGGTTCTTCGCACTTACCGACCAACTCAGCATCGCCGAGGCGGAAGAGTTCGCGCAGAAGCTTGCGCAGTGGCGGCTCGCCGAGGCCTACGAAGAGATCGGCCAGCGGGTGGCCCACATTGGCGCCCGAGACATCTTGTCCTACTACGGGATTGACGAACCGGCCGCTATCGACTTCGACGCGCTATGGGGTAACCGCACCGACGCGATGGGTCGGTCACGGTTGCGCGCGCCGTTCGGTATTCGCTCCGACAACGGCGAACTGCTGTTCTTGGATATGAAGTCGCTTGACGAAGGCGGCGACGGCCCGCACGGGGTCATGTCGGGGACAACGGGTTCGGGTAAATCCACGCTGGTGCGAACCGTAATCGAATCGCTGATGCTCGGTCATCCGCCGGAGGAGTTGCAGTTCGTCCTGGCTGACCTCAAGGGTGGGTCGGCGGTTAAGCCGTTCGCCGGGGTGCCGCACGTGTCGCGCATCATCACCGACCTCGAAGAAGACCAAGCGCTGATGGAACGCTTTCTGGACGCGCTGTGGGGCGAGATCGCGCGCCGCAAGGCGATCTGCGACAGCGCCGGTGTCGATGACGCCAAAGAGTACAACTCGGTGCGTACCAGGATGCGGGCACGGGGTCAGGACATGGCGCCGCTGCCGATGCTCGTGGTGGTCATCGATGAGTTCTACGAATGGTTCCGCATCATGCCGACGGCGGTTGACGTGCTCGACTCGATCGGCCGGCAGGGCCGCGCCTATTGGATCCATCTGATGATGGCATCGCAGACCATTGAGAGCCGGGCGGAAAAGCTCATGGAGAACATGGGTTACCGCTTGGTGCTGAAAGCGCGTACCGCGGGAGCGGCGCAGGCGGCCGGGGTGCCGAACGCGGTAAATCTGCCGGCGCAGGCCGGTCTGGGTTACTTCCGCAAGAGTCTCGAGGACATCATCCGATTCCAGGCTGAGTTCCTGTGGCGGGACTACTTCCAACGCGGCGTCACCATCGACGGCGAGGAAGCGCCCGCATTGGTACACAGCATCGATTACATTCGCCCGCAGCTGTTTACCAACTCGTTCACACCTCTCGAGGTGAGCGTGGGGGGCCCCGATATCGAGCCGGTGGTCGCCGAGACGAACGGTGAGGTGCTCGACGCGGACCGTGTTGAAGGCGAGGACGAGGACGAAGAAGGGGTCCGTACCCCGAAGGTCGGGACGGTGATCATCGACCAGCTGCGCAAGATTAAGTTCGAGCCGTACCGGCTCTGGCAACCGCCGCTGACCCAACCTGTCGCCATCGACGAACTGGTCAACCGGTTCCTGGGCCGCCCCTGGCAGAAGGAATATGGCTCGGCGCAGAATCTCGTGTTCCCGATCGGGATAATCGACCGCCCCTACAAGCATGACCAGCCGCCGTGGACGGTCAACACCGCCGGGCCCGGGGCCAACGTGCTGATCCTGGGCGCCGGCGGTTCGGGTAAGACCACTGCGCTACAGACGTTGATCTGCTCGGCGGCACTGACGCACACCCCGGAGCAGGTTCAGTTCTACTGCCTGGCCTACAGCAGCACCGCGCTGACCACGGTTTCCCACTTCCCCCACGTGGGCGAGGTGGCCGGTCCCACCGACCCGTACGGTGTGCGTCGGACGGTGGCCGAGTTGCTGGCCCTGGTGCGCGAGCGCAAACGTAGCTTCCTGGAGTTCGGCATCGCGTCGATGGAGATGTTCCGGCGCCGCAAGTTCGGCGGGGAGGCCGGACCGGTACCCAACGACGGCTTCGGTGATGTCTACCTGGTAATCGACAACTACCGGGCGCTGGCCGAGGAAAACGAGGTGCTGATCGAGCAGGTGAACGTGATCATCAACCAGGGTCCCTCGTTCGGGGTGCACGTGGTGGTCACAGCCGATCGCGAATCGGAGCTGCGGCCGCCGGTGCGCAGCGGTTTCGGATCCCGTGTCGAGCTGCGGTTGGCCGCGGTCGAGGACGCCAAGCTGGTGCGTTCCCGCTTCGCCAAGGACGTTCCGGTCAAGCCGGGGCGCGGAATGGTTGCGGTCAACTACGTCCGACTGGACAGCGACCCGCAGGCCGGCCTACACACCCTGGTGGCTCGGCCGGCGCTGGGCAGCACGCCCGACAACGTCTTCGAGTGCGACAGCGTGGTTGCCGCGGTCAGCCGGCTCACGAGCGCCCAGGCTCCCCCGGTGCGTCGGTTGCCGGCGCGGTTCGGTGTGGAACAGGTGCGGGAGCTGGCCGCCCGGGACACCCGCCATGGCGTTGGCGGTGGCGGAATCGCCTGGGCGATATCGGAATTGGATCTGCAGCCGGTCTACCTGAACTTCGCCGAGAACTCGCACCTGATGGTGACGGGTCGACGCGAATGTGGGCGCACCACGACACTGGCCACCATCATGTCCGAAATCGGACGGCTCTACGCGCCGGGCGCCACCAGCGCACCGCCGCCGCCCCCCGGGCGGCCCTCCGCGCAGGTATGGCTGGTAGACCCGCGTCGTCAGCTGCTGACCACGCTCGGTTCGGAATACGTGGAGAAGTTCGCCTACAACCTCGACGGGGTGGTGGCGATGATGGGTGAGCTCGCGGCGGCCTTGGCCGGTCGTGAGCCTCCGCCCGGTTTGTCCGCCGAAGAGTTGTTGTCGCGGTCGTGGTGGAGCGGTCCGGAAATCTTCCTGATCGTCGACGACATTCAGCAGTTGCCACCGGGCTTTGATTCGCCGTTGCACAAGGCTGTTCCGTTTGTGAACCGGGCCGCCGATGTCGGCTTGCATGTGATCGTCACGCGCACCTTCGGTGGCTGGTCGTCAGCCGGCAGCGACCCGATGTTGCGAGCACTGCATCAGGCCAATGCGCCACTGCTGGTGATGGACGCTGACCCCGACGAGGGCTTCATTCGCGGCAAGATGAAGGGTGGCCCGCTGCCCCGCGGCCGGGGCCTGTTGATGGCCGAAGACACCGGTGTGTTCGTCCAGGTGGCAGCGACCGAGGTGCGCCGATGA
- a CDS encoding cytochrome P450 — translation MSTPGDGQAGAFYLPRLEYSTLPMADDRGVGWKILREAGPVVFMNGWYYLTRREDVLAALRNPKVFSSRKALQPPGSPLPVVPLAFDPPEHTRYRRILQPYFSPAALSTALPSLRMHTVAMIDAIVGRGHCEAMADLANLFPFQLFLVLYGLPLEDRDRLIAWKDAVIAMSDRPYPTEADIDAARELLEYLAAMVAERRRNPGPDVLSQVQIGEDPLSEIEVLGLSHLLILAGLDTVTAAVGFALLELARRPQLRAMLRGNPKQIRVFIEEIVRLEPSAPVAPRITTQVVTVGGMTLPAGSPVRLCMAAVNRDGSDAVSTDELVMDGKVHRHWGFGGGPHRCLGSHLARLELTLLVGEWLKKIPEFELAPGYTPEIRFPSKSFALKTLPLRWS, via the coding sequence ATGAGCACCCCCGGTGACGGCCAAGCCGGCGCGTTCTACCTACCGCGGCTCGAATATTCGACGCTACCAATGGCCGACGACCGGGGTGTCGGTTGGAAGATCCTCCGCGAGGCCGGGCCCGTGGTGTTCATGAACGGCTGGTATTACCTGACACGCCGCGAGGATGTGCTTGCGGCGCTGCGCAATCCGAAGGTTTTCTCGTCGCGAAAGGCGTTGCAACCTCCGGGAAGTCCGCTGCCGGTGGTTCCGCTCGCGTTCGACCCGCCCGAGCACACCCGGTACCGCAGGATCCTACAGCCATACTTCAGCCCCGCCGCTTTGAGCACGGCGTTGCCGTCGCTGCGGATGCACACCGTCGCCATGATCGACGCAATCGTGGGCCGTGGCCACTGCGAGGCGATGGCCGATCTCGCGAATCTGTTCCCGTTTCAGTTGTTTCTAGTCCTCTACGGTCTGCCGCTGGAGGATCGTGACCGTCTGATTGCCTGGAAAGACGCCGTCATCGCCATGTCGGATCGGCCCTATCCAACCGAGGCCGATATCGATGCGGCGCGCGAGCTGCTCGAGTATCTCGCGGCAATGGTCGCCGAACGCCGGCGAAACCCGGGCCCGGACGTCTTGTCGCAAGTGCAGATCGGCGAGGACCCGTTGAGCGAGATCGAGGTTCTGGGCTTGAGTCATCTCTTGATACTGGCGGGGCTGGACACCGTGACGGCGGCCGTGGGCTTTGCGCTGCTCGAACTCGCCCGCAGACCACAGCTGCGTGCCATGCTTCGCGGCAATCCCAAGCAGATCAGGGTTTTCATCGAAGAGATCGTCCGGCTCGAGCCATCAGCACCGGTGGCGCCGCGGATTACCACCCAAGTCGTCACCGTGGGCGGCATGACACTGCCCGCTGGCTCACCGGTTCGGTTGTGCATGGCCGCGGTCAACCGCGACGGCAGCGACGCGGTGTCCACCGACGAGTTGGTAATGGATGGAAAGGTGCACCGGCACTGGGGATTTGGCGGCGGTCCACACCGTTGCCTGGGTTCGCATCTAGCCCGTTTGGAACTAACGCTGCTGGTCGGTGAATGGCTGAAGAAGATCCCCGAGTTCGAACTGGCCCCGGGCTACACGCCCGAAATCCGGTTCCCGTCGAAGTCCTTTGCGCTCAAGACCCTGCCGCTGCGTTGGAGCTGA
- a CDS encoding ferredoxin: MRVRLDPSRCVGHAQCYAVDPDLFPIDDSGNSILEEHEVRPEDAQLTRDGVAACPEMALILDEE; the protein is encoded by the coding sequence GTGAGAGTTCGTCTTGATCCATCCAGATGCGTGGGTCATGCCCAGTGCTACGCCGTCGATCCAGACCTGTTCCCGATCGACGATTCAGGCAACTCGATCCTGGAAGAGCACGAGGTGCGGCCCGAGGACGCGCAGCTGACCCGGGACGGCGTGGCCGCCTGCCCCGAAATGGCGCTCATTCTCGACGAGGAGTGA
- a CDS encoding PPE family protein gives MDFGALPPEINSGRMYSGPGSGPILAAATAWDEVAAELGLAATGYASVIAELTNSPWVGPASVSMVAAATPYVIWLSEAAARAEHASIQARAAAAAYEAAFLMTVPPPAITANRAMLTTLIATNFFGQNSAAIAAAEAQYAEMWAQDAVAMYGYADASATASQLTPFATPPKTTNSAGVAAQAAAVAKAAAIPATTFAAAVSGTDSELITSGAIPQLLQKLSSAAWVSWLNPNDWWIVQLLGSITPAERTTIVRLLGQSYFAMGIAQFFSSIAQQLTIGPGGTTAGAGGAWYPTPQFGGLGAGVGRAAASASLAHANKIGALSVPPSWVKSPALAERPVAHLMSANLNTSSHEPHSLLRGLPLGSRMGRRAGAFAHRYGFRHSVVARPPSAG, from the coding sequence TTGGACTTCGGGGCGCTACCGCCGGAGATCAATTCGGGCCGTATGTATAGCGGTCCGGGATCGGGACCCATACTGGCGGCCGCGACAGCCTGGGACGAAGTGGCGGCCGAGTTGGGGTTGGCCGCAACCGGCTATGCATCGGTGATTGCTGAGCTGACGAACTCGCCGTGGGTCGGTCCGGCGTCGGTGTCGATGGTGGCGGCAGCCACGCCGTACGTGATCTGGCTGAGTGAAGCCGCCGCCCGGGCGGAACACGCTTCTATACAGGCCAGGGCGGCCGCCGCGGCCTATGAGGCCGCATTCCTAATGACGGTGCCCCCACCGGCGATCACGGCCAACCGGGCTATGTTGACGACGCTGATCGCGACCAATTTCTTCGGTCAGAACTCCGCGGCGATCGCGGCCGCCGAGGCGCAGTACGCGGAAATGTGGGCCCAGGACGCCGTCGCCATGTACGGCTATGCCGACGCCTCGGCGACCGCATCGCAGCTGACTCCGTTCGCGACGCCGCCGAAGACCACCAACTCCGCCGGAGTGGCCGCCCAGGCAGCAGCGGTCGCCAAGGCCGCAGCCATTCCCGCAACGACCTTCGCGGCCGCAGTGTCGGGGACGGACTCGGAGCTGATCACCTCGGGTGCGATACCCCAACTGCTGCAAAAACTTTCGTCGGCGGCCTGGGTCAGCTGGCTCAATCCCAACGATTGGTGGATCGTGCAGTTGCTGGGCTCGATTACCCCCGCGGAACGCACGACAATCGTTCGATTATTGGGTCAATCGTACTTCGCGATGGGTATTGCGCAGTTCTTCTCCTCCATTGCGCAGCAGCTCACCATCGGTCCCGGAGGCACAACAGCCGGCGCGGGCGGAGCCTGGTACCCGACGCCGCAATTTGGCGGGCTGGGTGCCGGTGTGGGCCGAGCGGCGGCCTCGGCGAGTTTGGCGCATGCCAACAAGATCGGGGCGCTATCGGTGCCGCCAAGCTGGGTCAAATCGCCTGCTCTAGCCGAGCGGCCTGTCGCACACCTGATGAGCGCAAACCTCAACACGTCGTCACACGAACCGCATAGCCTGCTGCGCGGACTGCCGCTGGGGTCGAGGATGGGCCGACGTGCCGGCGCTTTTGCACACCGATATGGGTTCCGCCACAGCGTCGTTGCCCGCCCACCGTCCGCGGGGTAA
- a CDS encoding PE family protein encodes MSFVTTQPESLAAAAGTLQGIGSALTAQNAAAATPTTGVVPAAADEVSALTAAQFVAHAQIYQAVATQAAHIHEMFVSTLTMSSGSYAATEAANAAAAG; translated from the coding sequence ATGTCGTTTGTGACAACGCAACCGGAATCACTGGCGGCGGCGGCCGGCACTCTGCAGGGGATCGGATCTGCATTGACCGCCCAAAATGCGGCCGCGGCGACTCCCACGACGGGGGTGGTTCCGGCGGCGGCCGATGAGGTGTCGGCGTTAACGGCAGCCCAATTTGTGGCGCACGCTCAGATTTATCAGGCCGTCGCCACCCAGGCTGCACATATTCACGAAATGTTCGTCAGCACCCTGACCATGAGCTCGGGATCGTATGCTGCTACCGAGGCCGCCAACGCGGCTGCGGCCGGCTAA
- a CDS encoding PPE family protein has product MDFGAFPPEINSTRMYAGPGSESLSAAASAWNALAAELGSAATGYETVIMALSGEGWLGPASAAMAAAVAPYASWMGAAAVQAEQAAAQARAAAAAFEAAFAAVVPPPLIAANRAELQQLVSTNAFGQNTSAIAAAEAQYGEMWAQDSAAMYAYAGSSASASAVTPFSPPPEIANPSAQATQASAVATAVGTAAGTAQSTLTEMITGLPTALQSLTSPLLQNGPLSWLWQILFGSPTFPTSLAGLLTALQPYASFFYNTEGLPYFSIGMGNNFIQSAKTLGLLGTAAPAAAAAAGDAAKGLPGLGGMLGGGPVSAGLGSAASVGKLSVPPVWGGSLPGAVTPGAAPLPVSTVSAAPEAAPGSLLGGLPLAGAGGAGAGPRYGFRPTVMARPPFAG; this is encoded by the coding sequence ATGGACTTTGGGGCGTTTCCGCCGGAGATCAATTCGACGCGGATGTATGCGGGTCCGGGGTCGGAGTCATTATCCGCTGCGGCCTCAGCCTGGAATGCGTTGGCCGCGGAGCTAGGTTCGGCGGCGACCGGGTATGAGACGGTGATTATGGCGCTCAGCGGCGAGGGGTGGCTGGGTCCCGCGTCGGCGGCGATGGCCGCGGCGGTTGCGCCCTATGCTTCATGGATGGGTGCTGCCGCGGTGCAGGCCGAGCAGGCGGCCGCGCAGGCCAGAGCCGCCGCGGCCGCTTTTGAGGCGGCGTTTGCCGCGGTGGTGCCCCCGCCGTTGATCGCGGCCAACCGGGCCGAGCTTCAGCAGTTGGTCTCGACGAACGCTTTTGGTCAAAACACCTCCGCGATTGCGGCTGCCGAGGCCCAGTACGGCGAGATGTGGGCCCAAGACTCCGCGGCGATGTACGCCTATGCGGGTAGCTCGGCGAGCGCGTCGGCGGTCACGCCGTTTTCCCCGCCGCCGGAGATCGCCAACCCGAGCGCTCAGGCTACCCAGGCCTCGGCCGTGGCCACCGCCGTTGGCACCGCGGCCGGCACCGCCCAGTCGACGCTGACGGAGATGATTACCGGGCTGCCCACGGCGTTGCAAAGCCTCACCTCACCCCTGTTGCAAAACGGTCCGCTGTCGTGGTTGTGGCAGATCCTGTTCGGATCGCCCACCTTCCCAACATCGCTGGCGGGGCTGCTGACCGCCCTGCAGCCCTATGCCAGCTTCTTCTATAACACCGAGGGTCTGCCGTACTTCAGCATCGGCATGGGCAACAACTTTATTCAGTCAGCCAAGACGCTGGGACTGCTCGGAACGGCGGCGCCGGCCGCTGCCGCGGCCGCCGGGGATGCCGCCAAGGGTTTGCCCGGCCTGGGCGGGATGCTCGGTGGTGGGCCGGTGTCGGCGGGTCTGGGTAGTGCGGCTTCGGTCGGGAAGTTGTCGGTGCCTCCGGTGTGGGGTGGATCGCTGCCCGGGGCGGTGACTCCGGGGGCTGCTCCGCTGCCGGTGAGTACAGTCAGCGCCGCCCCTGAGGCGGCGCCGGGAAGCCTGCTGGGCGGCCTTCCGCTGGCCGGCGCGGGTGGGGCCGGTGCGGGTCCTCGCTACGGATTCCGCCCCACGGTCATGGCCCGCCCACCCTTTGCCGGATAG
- a CDS encoding PE family protein, translated as MSFVTTQPEALAAAAANLQGIGTTMDAQNAAAAAPTTGVVPAAADEVSALTAAQFAAHAQMYQAVAQQARQIHEMFVSTLTTSSGSYAATEAANAAAAG; from the coding sequence ATGTCGTTCGTGACCACACAGCCGGAAGCCTTGGCCGCTGCGGCGGCAAACCTCCAGGGTATCGGTACGACAATGGACGCCCAGAACGCGGCCGCGGCGGCTCCCACAACGGGAGTGGTTCCGGCGGCGGCCGATGAGGTGTCGGCGCTGACGGCGGCCCAGTTCGCGGCGCATGCTCAGATGTATCAGGCCGTCGCCCAACAGGCGAGACAGATCCACGAAATGTTCGTCAGCACGCTGACCACCAGCTCCGGTTCCTACGCGGCGACGGAGGCGGCCAACGCAGCCGCTGCCGGCTGA
- the esxJ gene encoding type VII secretion system ESX-5 protein EsxJ, with translation MATRFMTDPHAMRDMAGRFEVHAQTVEDEARRMWASAQNISGAGWSGMAEATSLDTMTQMNQAFRNIVNMLHGVRDGLVRDANNYEQQEQASHQILGS, from the coding sequence ATGGCCACACGTTTTATGACGGATCCCCACGCGATGCGGGATATGGCGGGCCGCTTTGAGGTGCACGCCCAGACGGTCGAGGACGAGGCCCGCCGGATGTGGGCGTCGGCACAGAACATTTCCGGTGCGGGCTGGAGCGGTATGGCGGAGGCGACCTCGCTGGACACCATGACCCAGATGAATCAGGCGTTTCGCAACATCGTGAACATGCTGCACGGGGTGCGCGACGGGCTGGTTCGTGACGCCAACAACTACGAGCAGCAAGAGCAGGCCTCCCATCAGATCCTCGGCAGCTAG
- a CDS encoding WXG100 family type VII secretion target, with amino-acid sequence MTINYQFGDVDAHGATIRAQAASLEAEHQAIVRDVLAAGDFWGGAGSVACQEFISQLGRNFQVIYEQANAHGQKVQTAGSNMAQTDSAVGSSWA; translated from the coding sequence ATGACCATTAATTACCAGTTCGGGGATGTTGACGCCCACGGCGCCACCATTCGCGCGCAGGCCGCATCGTTGGAGGCCGAGCACCAGGCCATCGTTCGCGATGTCCTTGCGGCTGGTGACTTTTGGGGCGGCGCCGGTTCGGTGGCGTGCCAGGAGTTCATCAGCCAGTTGGGTCGCAACTTCCAGGTGATCTACGAGCAGGCCAACGCCCACGGCCAAAAGGTGCAGACCGCCGGCAGCAACATGGCGCAAACCGATAGCGCTGTCGGCTCCAGCTGGGCCTAA